One window from the genome of Cyprinus carpio isolate SPL01 chromosome B1, ASM1834038v1, whole genome shotgun sequence encodes:
- the clgn gene encoding calmegin, translating to MKLRWRWTCLLLLSISMVTWAQIEEPDDEEEAQVEDGDVDMETDSEESTEADANVSFEVTYKTPVPTGEVYFTATFDDESLSSWQVSKTMKEDADEDIAKYDGKWEVEPLKENKVPGDLGLVLKSRAKHHAIAALLNKPFVFKDKPLIVQYEVNFQNGIDCGGAYIKLLSDSEDLNLEQFNDRTPYSIMFGPDKCGEDYKLHFIFRHKNPLNGDVEEKHAKRPDVDLKKIYTDKKTHLYTLVLNPDNSYEMFLDQSSVSRGSLLTDVVPPVNPPKETDDPKDSKPEDWDERAKIPDPEAVKPEDWDEDAPAKVPDPDAVKPDGWLDDEPEFVSDPAAEKPDDWDEEMDGEWEAPQVPNPACSAAPGCGEWKPPMINNPQYKGKWKAPLIDNPNYQGVWSPRKIANPDYFEDLHPFRMESFSAVGLELWSMTSDIFFDNFIITSEKEVADRWAADSWGLKKLVASANEPGVLSQLALAAEERPWLWVVYILTVGLPIGLAVLFCWPKKSDDDYVYKKIDEPKAEPEEVAEEEEEEDEEAEKGKDEDETKAEEDTEATGNENGDGMDNDIGKGGGDTEEEEEEEEASKPNDTPSEDEMKDADEGIQNGGEEPKAVRKRRVRKD from the exons ATGAAGTTGCGGTGGCGCTGGACGTGTCTCTTGTTGCTCTCCATCTCCATGGTAACATGGGCCCAGATAGAAGAGCctgatgatgaagaggaggcTCAAGTGGAAGATGGAGATGTGGACATGGAGACAGACAGTGAAGAAAGCACTGAGGCAGACGCCAATGTGTCTTTTGAG GTAACATACAAGACCCCAGTTCCGACAGGAGAAGTGTACTTCACTGCCACATTTGATGATGAGTCTTTGAGCAG TTGGCAGGTGTCTAAAACAATGAAAGAGGATGCTGATGAAGATATTGCAAAATACGACG GTAAATGGGAGGTTGAGCCCCTGAAGGAAAACAAGGTGCCTGGTGATTTGGGCTTGGTTCTGAAATCTCGTGCTAAGCACCATGCCATCGCTGCTCTGCTTAACAAACCCTTCGTATTTAAGGACAAGCCCCTTATTGTCCA GTATGAGGTCAACTTTCAAAATGGAATTGATTGTGGCGGCGCTTACATCAAGCTGTTGTCAGACTCAGAAGATTTAAACCTG GAGCAGTTTAACGACCGGACACCGTACAGCATCATGTTTGGGCCGGACAAATGCGGAGAGGACTACAAACTGCACTTCATCTTCAGACATAAAAATCCTCTTAATGGAGATGTGGAAGAAAAACATGCCAAACGACCAGACGTTGATCTGAAGAAGATCTACACCGATAAAAAGACTCACCTCTATACACTTG TTTTAAATCCTGACAATAGCTATGAGATGTTTCTGGATCAGTCCAGTGTTAGCAGGGGAAGTCTGTTGACAGATGTCGTTCCGCCTGTGAACCCTCCAAAAGAGACTGATGATCCCAAAGACTCCAAGCCAGAGGACTGGGATGAGAGAGCCAAAATCCCTGACCCAGAAGCAGTCAAACCTGAAGACTG GGACGAGGATGCCCCAGCTAAGGTGCCTGATCCTGATGCAGTGAAGCCTGATGGTTGGTTGGATGATGAGCCAGAGTTTGTGTCTGACCCCGCTGCAGAAAAGCCTGATGACTG GGATGAAGAAATGGATGGAGAATGGGAGGCTCctcaggtgccaaatcctgcatGTTCAGCCGCTCCTGGCTGTGGTGAATGGAAGCCGCCCATGATCAACAATCCTCAGTATAAGGGCAAATGGAAAGCTCCTCTCATAGACAACCCAAACTACCAG GGTGTGTGGAGTCCACGGAAGATTGCAAACCCTGACTACTTTGAGGATCTTCACCCGTTTAGGATGGAGTCATTCAGTGCTGTGGGTCTGGAGCTGTGGTCTATGACCTCTGACATTTTCTTCGACAATTTCATTATTACCTCGGAAAAGGAAGTGGCGGACCGCTGGGCTGCAGACAGCTGGGGACTCAAAAAACTGGTGGCTAGTGCCAATGAG CCTGGAGTGTTGAGTCAGTTGGCACTGGCTGCGGAAGAGAGGCCCTGGCTGTGGGTGGTTTACATCCTCACCGTTGGTTTGCCTATTGGACTGGCTGTGCTCTTCTGCTGGCCAAAG AAGTCGGATGATGACTATGTATACAAGAAAATCGATGAGCCCAAAGCCGAACCAGAGGAGgtagcagaagaagaagaagaggaggacgaGGAGGCGGAGAAAGGGaaagatgaagatgaaacaaaAGCAGAGGAAGATACTGAAGCTACTG GTAACGAGAATGGGGATGGGATGGACAACGACATTGGAAAAGGTGGTGGAGAtacagaggaggaggaagaggaggaagaagccAGTAAGCCAAATGACACACCCTCAGAGGATGAA ATGAAGGACGCTGATGAAGGAATTCAGAACGGAGGAGAAGAACCTAAAGCTGTGAGAAAGAGAAGAGTACGGAAGGACTGA